Proteins found in one Salinimonas lutimaris genomic segment:
- a CDS encoding outer membrane beta-barrel protein has protein sequence MKNAILLAGSVCLLTALSAQAQMSVGVAIGQLDDDTGGFDRNLKMAELNLGYTYNIGKSRFYLTPQLRLGTGISDNNFELAGQQYTLELDSYVGASLRLSVDFSDKFSVMVQPTYGKADTTLSTSQGSMERGDWEFGYGAGMEYRPTPQWQWELLGETYDDQTLYSVGLRYFF, from the coding sequence ATGAAAAACGCTATATTGCTAGCCGGCAGCGTCTGCTTGCTGACGGCCTTATCCGCGCAGGCCCAAATGAGCGTTGGCGTGGCAATTGGTCAGCTGGACGATGATACCGGCGGCTTTGACCGTAACCTGAAAATGGCCGAGCTGAATCTGGGTTACACGTACAATATTGGTAAAAGCCGCTTTTATCTGACGCCCCAGCTTCGGCTGGGTACCGGTATCAGTGACAACAACTTTGAGCTGGCCGGGCAACAATATACGCTGGAGCTGGATAGCTATGTAGGGGCCAGTCTGCGTTTGTCGGTAGATTTCAGTGATAAATTCTCGGTCATGGTGCAGCCCACCTATGGCAAAGCTGACACGACGCTGTCCACTTCGCAGGGAAGTATGGAGCGCGGTGACTGGGAATTTGGCTATGGCGCAGGTATGGAATACCGGCCCACGCCGCAGTGGCAGTGGGAGTTGTTGGGAGAAACCTACGATGATCAGACCCTGTACAGTGTAGGGTTACGTTACTTTTTCTAG
- a CDS encoding TonB-dependent receptor — MFAKSLIAGAVLAACSPAIVVAQTAPIADKEIEKIEVTATRRSGSLQEVPLNISALTSDVMEQQNIEDLNDVARWVPGLTITDQGGRSASPIVVRGLNTNSAGPGSDGGTVATYFGEIPLYVNMRLIDIERVEVLIGPQGTLYGAGTLGGAIRYMPKAVDLDFTSGEIFGDIYSLSESSSTGQEGGVVFNTPLIDGELGLRASVNYFTNPGFIDYNYVVREGGVSLPDPDFSDAAAVDENLRRVEDANGEDTLTARIALRWMPNDWFDSTLTYFVQQQDVEGRSITQHNALSAQNPLNDVIGPYESAYRYEEPYDKEDSLLSLEMKADLGFAELVSATGYAEFDGEGQRDQTDLLIRLDYSYEEFPAFSAYTEEVESETNLTQELRLVSQTPGPLSWIAGFYYNKSEVDNSSQEFTPFFDQYALNVWGVEGNPRPDNLEYYSVDKVDTKESAFFGELTYEVTDKLDVTVGLRSYKYDVDARSAVDLPLYYSLYEGRASDSIELDYGQETAEESGTLYKFNASYQFDADTMGYFTVSEGFRIGGANAVAACPDNIDQINNQIVCALPREQVYLGDTTTNYELGVKTSYLKNRLQLNAALFNVDWDNAQVGGATVNGQQPITTNADGANARGVELSLRALVTDELTMYATYANTKAELTADAPYLFGVFDEQGTALQDYYDGKDGDRLPGSAEHQFSFGVTYSQEILEDKMLDVSYGLTAQSDVFSTVGLRQNGEAIPGYAISNLNAKISDQDWSVTFYIDNLFDKYAYTSVRRDRGDMGDPTFAEMLPNGTDILRNYGHFVVSPRRIGVSFNYKFEL; from the coding sequence TTGTTTGCCAAATCTTTGATTGCAGGCGCGGTACTGGCTGCCTGTTCACCGGCTATCGTAGTGGCGCAAACAGCCCCTATCGCTGATAAGGAAATCGAAAAAATAGAAGTTACCGCCACCCGCCGTTCAGGTTCACTGCAGGAAGTGCCGCTGAATATTTCTGCACTGACCTCAGATGTGATGGAGCAGCAGAACATTGAAGATCTGAACGATGTAGCACGCTGGGTACCGGGGCTGACAATTACTGATCAGGGAGGCCGTTCGGCTTCGCCCATCGTGGTGCGCGGCTTGAATACCAACTCTGCCGGACCGGGCTCGGACGGCGGTACGGTAGCCACCTACTTTGGCGAAATTCCGCTTTACGTCAATATGCGTCTGATTGACATTGAACGGGTAGAAGTGCTGATTGGCCCGCAGGGTACGCTGTACGGAGCCGGCACACTGGGCGGCGCGATTCGCTATATGCCCAAAGCCGTCGATCTGGATTTCACGTCCGGTGAAATTTTTGGTGACATTTATTCGCTAAGTGAAAGCAGTTCAACCGGTCAGGAAGGCGGGGTTGTGTTCAATACGCCACTGATTGATGGTGAGCTGGGCCTGCGGGCATCGGTTAACTATTTTACCAACCCGGGCTTTATTGACTACAACTACGTGGTACGCGAAGGCGGTGTGTCGTTGCCTGATCCGGACTTCAGTGATGCGGCTGCGGTAGATGAAAATCTGCGCCGGGTTGAAGATGCGAATGGCGAAGATACCCTGACAGCGAGGATTGCCCTGCGCTGGATGCCGAATGACTGGTTTGACAGTACCTTGACATATTTTGTCCAACAGCAGGATGTGGAAGGTCGCTCAATCACCCAGCACAATGCGTTATCAGCGCAAAACCCGCTGAACGATGTGATTGGGCCGTATGAGTCTGCCTATCGCTATGAAGAACCCTATGACAAAGAAGACTCTCTGTTGAGTCTGGAAATGAAAGCCGACCTGGGCTTTGCTGAACTGGTATCGGCAACCGGCTATGCTGAGTTTGACGGGGAAGGTCAGCGCGATCAGACCGACCTGCTGATTCGTCTGGACTACAGCTATGAAGAATTCCCGGCTTTTTCGGCCTACACCGAAGAAGTGGAAAGCGAAACCAACCTGACCCAGGAGCTGCGTCTGGTTTCTCAGACTCCGGGGCCGCTAAGCTGGATTGCAGGGTTTTACTACAACAAGTCTGAAGTGGATAACAGCAGCCAGGAGTTTACGCCGTTTTTTGACCAGTATGCTTTGAATGTATGGGGTGTAGAGGGCAATCCGCGTCCGGATAACCTGGAATACTATTCGGTTGATAAGGTCGATACCAAAGAGTCAGCCTTTTTTGGTGAGCTGACCTATGAAGTGACCGATAAACTGGATGTCACCGTGGGTCTGCGTTCCTACAAGTATGATGTAGATGCCCGTTCGGCGGTCGACCTGCCGCTGTATTACTCGTTATATGAAGGCCGTGCTTCAGACTCTATCGAGCTTGATTATGGACAGGAAACCGCAGAGGAAAGCGGTACTCTGTACAAATTCAACGCCAGCTATCAGTTTGATGCCGATACGATGGGTTATTTCACGGTCAGTGAAGGCTTTCGGATTGGCGGTGCCAACGCCGTGGCCGCGTGTCCGGACAATATCGACCAGATTAATAACCAGATTGTGTGTGCCCTGCCTCGTGAGCAGGTGTACCTGGGTGATACCACGACAAACTACGAGCTGGGTGTAAAAACCAGTTATCTGAAAAACCGTCTGCAACTGAATGCGGCGCTGTTCAACGTTGACTGGGATAATGCCCAGGTGGGCGGCGCGACCGTGAATGGTCAGCAGCCTATTACCACCAATGCCGATGGTGCCAACGCCCGTGGGGTAGAACTGTCACTGCGTGCTCTGGTGACCGACGAGCTGACCATGTACGCCACCTACGCGAACACCAAAGCAGAGCTGACCGCGGATGCACCCTATCTGTTCGGCGTGTTTGACGAGCAGGGCACAGCATTACAGGATTACTATGACGGTAAAGATGGCGATCGTCTGCCGGGCTCTGCCGAACATCAGTTCTCGTTTGGCGTGACCTACAGCCAGGAAATTCTGGAAGACAAAATGCTGGATGTCAGCTATGGCCTGACTGCCCAAAGCGATGTGTTCTCAACTGTTGGTCTGCGCCAGAATGGCGAAGCGATCCCCGGATATGCGATCAGTAACCTGAATGCCAAAATCTCTGATCAGGACTGGAGCGTCACCTTCTATATCGACAACCTGTTCGACAAGTATGCGTATACTTCAGTGCGCCGTGACCGGGGCGATATGGGGGATCCGACATTTGCAGAAATGTTACCTAACGGCACCGACATACTGCGTAATTACGGTCACTTTGTCGTGAGCCCGCGCCGGATTGGGGTATCATTTAACTATAAATTTGAGCTGTAA